The nucleotide sequence GAATATACCAGTAGGGTTAATATGATATTCAATATCATTGTTAAATAGAGCTTGAATATCAGCAGGCAATAAAGCTTTAACTCTTGGAATTAAAATATTGATAATATCAGCTTTGATTTTGTCTAGCATATTGGTCTCAGAATCAAAATCATCATGTTGAGTAGAAACAACAATAGCATCTATCCTAGATGGCTTATTATCATCGTTATATTCTATCGTTACTTGAGCTTTGGCATCAGGTCTTAAATAGGTAATATCTTTGTTCTCTCTTCTTAACTTAGCTAATTCTTTTAAAAGTAGGTGCGAGATTTCTAAAGCTAAAGGCATGTACGTTTCAGTCTCGTTAGTTGCATAACCAAACATCATTCCTTGATCTCCTGCTCCTTGCTCTTCCTTTACAGCTCTTTCAACACCTTGGTTAATATCAGCAGATTGCTCGTGTATAGCTGAGAAAACACCACATGAGTTTCCATCAAACATGTATTCACTTTTCGTATATCCAATTTTGTTGATGACAGCCCTTGCAATTGATTGAACATCTAAGTAAGCTTTTGATTTCACCTCTCCAGCTAATACCACCTGTCCAGTAGTAACTAATGTTTCACATGCGACTTTAGATTCAGGGTCAAAAGCTAAAAAATTATCAATTAAGGCATCTGAAATTTGATCAGCTACTTTATCTGGATGACCTTCAGAAACCGATTCTGATGTAAATAAATAAGACATTATCTAATGTTGTTTAAATAGTTGTTATAAAATGCTTAGAGAAAGTTGAAAGTTGCAAATCTTATCAAGATAATTTTAGCATTTTTTCTTGTGGTTGCAATCAGCCAAATTTTTCCACTAAACTTAAAAATCTTTGCGAAAGTAAAAAAAATAAATTGAAGTATAACTGATTTATTTAGTTAGTTTTTTGAAGATGCTCTCTAGATCTTCTTTTTCTTGTTGCATTTCAAGTATTAAAAGGCCTTTTTCTTGAGCTACTTTTGCAATGTGTTTCCTAAGATCTTCTTTGTTAGAGGTTTCAAAAAACCAAGTGTTATCTTTAAA is from Flavobacteriales bacterium and encodes:
- the metK gene encoding methionine adenosyltransferase is translated as MSYLFTSESVSEGHPDKVADQISDALIDNFLAFDPESKVACETLVTTGQVVLAGEVKSKAYLDVQSIARAVINKIGYTKSEYMFDGNSCGVFSAIHEQSADINQGVERAVKEEQGAGDQGMMFGYATNETETYMPLALEISHLLLKELAKLRRENKDITYLRPDAKAQVTIEYNDDNKPSRIDAIVVSTQHDDFDSETNMLDKIKADIINILIPRVKALLPADIQALFNNDIEYHINPTGIFVIGGPHGDTGLTGRKIIVDTYGGKGAHGGGAFSGKDPSKVDRSGAYATRHIAKNAVAAGIADEILVQVAYAIGVAKPVGLYVSTYGTSKVDLTDGEIAQKLSEIFDMRPYAIEERFNLRTPIYSETAAYGHMGRETKVVTKTFTSPEGKETTLDVKLFPWEELNFVDTIKKEFNL